The proteins below are encoded in one region of Rubripirellula reticaptiva:
- a CDS encoding radical SAM protein — translation MIEIPALEYHLAHGCNLSCQQCSHYSNFRLAGKLPTLDDARREYSSWSYRVRPRRFALLGGEPLLNPHLIEHLRLAREYWPDSNLMLVTNGFLFDRHPELPAALIEANCRLEVSQHGTHESYMDRFNAAKKTVWQWRVDHPGIQIKIRQSHRGWMRQYRVKDGKPMPFDSKPDAAYRICMQKTCTQLFRDCLWKCPALAYHALMEQRLKFESIPAWQLFRDYKACPASASEDELQSFVETKAIPQCGLCPSKRVPFRHPDPTQRSEIR, via the coding sequence ATGATCGAAATTCCCGCACTTGAGTACCACCTCGCTCATGGCTGCAATCTCTCGTGCCAACAATGCAGTCACTACAGTAACTTCCGTCTCGCCGGCAAACTTCCAACACTGGATGACGCACGCCGCGAGTATTCGTCATGGTCGTACCGCGTTCGGCCGCGCCGATTCGCGTTGCTTGGTGGGGAGCCGCTCTTGAACCCACATTTGATCGAGCACTTGCGATTGGCCCGCGAGTATTGGCCCGACTCCAACTTGATGCTCGTCACGAACGGATTCTTATTCGATCGTCATCCCGAGTTACCTGCGGCTTTAATTGAAGCCAACTGTCGGCTTGAGGTCAGTCAGCACGGCACACATGAGTCGTATATGGATCGCTTCAATGCGGCAAAGAAAACCGTGTGGCAGTGGCGAGTGGACCATCCGGGCATCCAGATCAAGATTCGCCAGTCACATCGTGGCTGGATGCGACAGTATCGCGTCAAGGATGGCAAGCCGATGCCATTCGATTCCAAGCCGGATGCAGCGTACCGAATCTGCATGCAGAAGACGTGCACTCAGCTGTTCCGCGATTGCTTGTGGAAGTGTCCGGCACTCGCCTATCACGCCCTGATGGAACAACGACTGAAATTCGAAAGCATCCCCGCTTGGCAACTCTTTCGCGACTACAAGGCATGCCCTGCATCGGCCAGTGAAGACGAACTGCAATCGTTCGTCGAGACGAAAGCGATCCCGCAATGCGGACTCTGCCCGAGCAAACGTGTCCCATTCAGACATCCCGATCCGACTCAAAGGAGTGAGATTCGATGA